From Candidatus Zixiibacteriota bacterium, one genomic window encodes:
- a CDS encoding ParA family protein, with the protein MAKVFTIVNQKGGVGKTTTAINLSACIAIAEKSTLLIDLDPQGNATSGMGIDKRALISSVYDLFADPPQPIEAVVQKTNIKYLDIIPANINLVAAELELVERADREVFLREKIASIRDYYDYIVIDCPPSLGLLTLNALVAADHLLIPIQAEYYALEGLSQLIDTIKLVQQSLNPQLTIGGILITMFDHRLNLARQVVDETRNHFRDKVFTTIINRNVRLGEAPSYGKPIILYDIGSTGAENYISLTEEVLRI; encoded by the coding sequence CTGGCTAAGGTATTTACTATCGTCAATCAGAAAGGTGGAGTCGGCAAAACCACCACCGCGATCAATCTTTCTGCCTGCATTGCTATCGCCGAGAAATCCACGCTGCTGATCGACCTCGACCCGCAGGGCAATGCGACTTCCGGCATGGGCATCGATAAACGCGCACTCATCTCCTCGGTCTACGACCTCTTCGCTGATCCCCCGCAGCCGATCGAGGCCGTCGTGCAGAAAACGAACATCAAGTACCTCGACATCATTCCGGCTAACATCAATCTCGTCGCCGCCGAACTGGAACTGGTCGAGCGTGCCGACCGCGAGGTCTTCCTGCGTGAAAAGATCGCTTCGATCCGTGATTACTACGACTATATCGTGATCGACTGCCCGCCATCCCTGGGGCTGCTAACATTGAATGCACTGGTGGCCGCTGATCATCTGCTGATTCCGATCCAGGCGGAGTATTATGCCCTGGAAGGTCTTAGTCAGTTAATCGATACGATCAAGCTTGTACAGCAAAGCTTGAATCCTCAACTCACAATTGGTGGTATCTTGATCACGATGTTCGACCACCGACTGAATCTCGCGCGACAGGTTGTCGACGAGACCCGCAATCATTTTAGAGACAAGGTCTTCACTACGATAATCAACCGCAATGTCCGCCTTGGCGAGGCGCCATCCTATGGCAAGCCGATTATCCTTTACGACATCGGCTCGACTGGCGCGGAGAACTATATCTCGCTGACGGAGGAGGTCTTACGGATATGA
- a CDS encoding ParB/RepB/Spo0J family partition protein, with amino-acid sequence MKKSALGKGLAALIPTAPIEAAPISTPSVDAGERLLMISLDQLLANPNQPRKHFEEEKLQQLADSIRQKGVLQPILVRRIDGRYQIVAGERRFRAAERLGLPEVPARLVEDLTDRDMLEISIVENLQRDDLNPLELANGYQRLIRDFNLTQEELSTRVGKDRSSIANTLRLLNLPEEVKEQIVAGKLKEGHARAILALENEREQLELARKIITEDLTVRAIEEIIYGAKRKKRGRSLKLRTRPLEVAQAETALKRRLGTAVKIERGLKRGKIQIEFYGDADLTRILELLGVEL; translated from the coding sequence ATGAAAAAATCTGCGCTGGGGAAGGGCCTGGCAGCGCTGATTCCAACCGCGCCGATTGAAGCGGCACCAATCTCGACTCCGAGCGTCGATGCTGGAGAGCGCCTGCTGATGATCAGCCTCGATCAGCTTCTGGCCAATCCCAATCAACCGCGCAAGCATTTCGAGGAAGAGAAGCTGCAGCAACTGGCGGACTCGATTCGCCAGAAGGGGGTGCTGCAGCCAATCTTGGTGCGCAGAATCGACGGCAGGTATCAAATCGTTGCGGGCGAGCGGCGGTTCCGCGCCGCGGAACGATTGGGGCTGCCGGAAGTTCCGGCGCGCCTGGTCGAGGATTTGACCGATCGCGATATGCTGGAGATTTCGATCGTCGAGAACCTGCAGCGCGACGACCTCAACCCGCTCGAACTGGCGAATGGTTACCAGCGTTTGATTCGTGATTTCAATCTGACGCAGGAGGAACTCTCGACGCGGGTCGGAAAAGATCGCTCATCGATCGCCAATACACTGCGACTGCTGAACCTGCCCGAGGAGGTCAAGGAGCAGATCGTCGCCGGCAAGCTGAAGGAGGGGCATGCGCGGGCGATTCTGGCGCTGGAAAACGAACGCGAACAATTGGAACTGGCTCGTAAGATCATCACCGAAGATCTGACCGTCCGCGCGATCGAGGAGATTATCTACGGCGCAAAGCGTAAGAAACGCGGCCGCAGTTTGAAGCTGAGGACGCGGCCACTCGAGGTTGCCCAGGCGGAAACCGCTCTTAAGCGCAGACTCGGCACGGCGGTGAAGATCGAGCGCGGCCTCAAGCGCGGGAAGATCCAGATCGAATTCTACGGCGACGCCGATTTGACGCGTATTTTGGAGCTTCTGGGAGTAGAATTATAA
- a CDS encoding M23 family metallopeptidase, which produces MSTADNHITLMLVFESGRPPVSIKLARWKYQLAIGLLAVLVLVSIFGTLNFARLSLQANERDFLLQENEELRRLNSKVVVLESNLQAYREMLHQVATLAGVDLTQYGMSAVGDSAATLSDTEFNIDAGAPVSGALQPAPTGLPVRGYLSRTFRPLDENPKTRHLGVDIAVKKGTRVTATADGEVAFAGWDDTFGWMVVLKHANNVETMYGHNDTLLVATGAPVSFGQTLALSGNTGVSTAPHVHYEVRIDGKPVDPEKYYGKTTN; this is translated from the coding sequence ATGTCGACCGCCGATAACCATATTACTTTGATGCTGGTCTTCGAATCGGGCCGACCGCCGGTTTCAATCAAGCTGGCCCGCTGGAAGTACCAGCTGGCGATTGGCCTGCTGGCGGTGCTGGTGTTGGTCTCGATCTTCGGCACGCTCAACTTTGCGCGGCTGTCGTTACAGGCGAACGAACGCGATTTTCTCTTGCAGGAGAATGAAGAACTGCGTCGGCTGAACTCGAAGGTTGTCGTACTGGAGAGCAATTTACAGGCGTACCGTGAGATGCTTCACCAGGTGGCAACATTGGCAGGAGTCGACCTGACGCAATACGGCATGAGCGCAGTCGGCGATTCGGCCGCAACCCTCTCGGATACCGAGTTTAACATAGATGCCGGAGCGCCCGTTTCCGGGGCGCTACAGCCGGCCCCAACCGGATTGCCGGTGCGGGGCTATCTCTCGCGTACGTTCCGGCCACTGGATGAGAATCCCAAGACGCGGCACCTGGGTGTCGATATCGCGGTGAAAAAAGGCACGCGCGTGACGGCGACCGCTGACGGCGAAGTCGCTTTCGCCGGCTGGGACGACACCTTTGGCTGGATGGTAGTACTGAAACACGCGAACAATGTCGAAACCATGTATGGACATAACGACACGTTGCTGGTCGCAACCGGCGCACCGGTGAGCTTCGGTCAAACGCTGGCGCTCTCGGGCAATACCGGCGTCAGCACGGCGCCACATGTCCATTACGAGGTTCGCATTGACGGCAAACCCGTTGACCCGGAAAAATATTATGGGAAAACCACTAATTAA
- a CDS encoding polymer-forming cytoskeletal protein → MGKPLINLIGEESMPENLSTIIGKDSTFTGTLEIKGALRVDGKVKGKIVSDETVTIGNTGEVEADIDAKTVVVSGTVIGNIHSSDKTEMQAKAKVIGDLVTKSIVIEQGAIFQGSCQMKGLKELDQRPDNKMLEKKPLP, encoded by the coding sequence ATGGGAAAACCACTAATTAACCTAATAGGAGAGGAATCGATGCCAGAGAATCTGAGCACCATTATCGGCAAGGACAGCACATTCACGGGCACACTCGAAATCAAGGGCGCCTTACGCGTCGACGGCAAGGTTAAGGGCAAAATCGTCTCGGATGAAACCGTCACGATCGGCAATACCGGCGAAGTTGAGGCGGATATCGATGCCAAGACCGTCGTTGTTTCCGGCACCGTAATCGGGAATATTCACTCATCGGACAAGACGGAAATGCAGGCTAAGGCCAAGGTAATCGGGGACTTAGTGACTAAAAGCATCGTGATCGAACAAGGTGCAATTTTTCAGGGGTCTTGTCAAATGAAAGGACTAAAAGAACTCGACCAAAGACCCGATAATAAAATGTTGGAAAAGAAGCCGCTGCCGTAG
- a CDS encoding MoxR family ATPase has protein sequence MTDQIKESADLQAVGRLKEARAKIKAEVGKVIIGQERVIDELMIALLSNGHCLLVGVPGLAKTLLISTLARVLDLKFSRIQFTPDLMPSDITGTEILEENKSTGQREFKFVKGPVFANIVLADEINRTPPKTQAALLQAMQEHEVTASGQTFKLDEPFFVLATQNPIEQEGTYPLPEAQLDRFMFNIHVDYPSYEEEHAIVKSTTAVMGQQVSKVMSGSEISSLQHLVRKVPVSDHVIDYAIKLVRATRRSGGEVREYISNWVTWGAGPRASQYLILGAKTNAILNGRYTPSIEDVQLVAKPVLRHRIVTSFNAEADGVDTLQIIDKLLAEVRE, from the coding sequence ATGACGGATCAGATCAAAGAATCGGCCGACCTGCAGGCAGTCGGCCGGCTGAAAGAAGCGCGGGCCAAGATCAAAGCGGAAGTCGGCAAGGTTATCATCGGCCAGGAGCGCGTCATCGATGAGTTGATGATTGCGCTGCTGTCCAACGGCCATTGTCTTCTTGTCGGCGTGCCGGGGCTGGCGAAGACGCTGTTGATTTCGACGCTGGCACGCGTACTGGATCTGAAATTCTCGCGAATCCAGTTTACCCCGGATCTGATGCCCTCCGATATTACCGGCACGGAAATCCTGGAAGAGAACAAATCGACGGGTCAGCGCGAATTCAAATTCGTCAAAGGGCCGGTGTTCGCCAATATCGTGCTGGCGGATGAAATTAACCGCACGCCCCCGAAAACGCAGGCCGCTCTGTTGCAGGCGATGCAGGAACATGAAGTAACCGCTTCGGGACAGACCTTCAAACTGGATGAGCCGTTCTTTGTCCTGGCAACCCAGAATCCGATCGAGCAGGAGGGTACCTATCCGCTGCCGGAAGCCCAGCTTGACCGTTTCATGTTCAACATCCACGTCGACTATCCCTCGTACGAGGAGGAACACGCGATCGTCAAGTCGACGACGGCTGTGATGGGCCAGCAGGTCAGTAAGGTGATGAGTGGTTCGGAGATTTCAAGTCTGCAGCACCTGGTGCGCAAAGTGCCGGTTTCGGATCACGTGATCGATTATGCCATCAAGCTGGTGCGCGCCACGCGCCGGAGCGGCGGCGAGGTGCGCGAGTACATCAGCAATTGGGTAACCTGGGGCGCCGGTCCACGGGCGTCGCAGTATCTGATTCTCGGCGCCAAGACCAATGCGATCTTGAACGGCCGGTATACACCTTCAATTGAGGATGTGCAGTTAGTCGCCAAGCCGGTGCTGCGGCATCGCATCGTCACTTCCTTCAACGCCGAGGCTGACGGCGTCGACACGTTGCAGATTATTGATAAGCTATTGGCGGAAGTTAGAGAGTAG
- a CDS encoding HD domain-containing protein, whose protein sequence is MQINLRDAKTGDAIFGFYALAKCELIPFTGGVRLQLEFADASGKLAGIMWGDEAEATYPQIRDAGVVKVKGLVSSYKGQQQLNVEKIRAAKPEEYDVTELLPASDYSPEELEAGVEAVIELVDDEALRQVLVEVLYDEQVKPRYFASPAGTRWHHGYLRGLAEHSLSMARAAVKLCEHYDYLDRSLLIAGALLHDVGKISELEFESTFEYSTEGRLFGHMVIGYEMVRATIVRLGLQDDVNVKKLLHMILSHQGKKEYSAPVEPAFEEAFVLYFIDEMDSKLNAISRIRRKPENSGQAFSDWVPLLGTMLYLERKPVSEEDDENSANS, encoded by the coding sequence ATGCAAATCAATCTGCGCGACGCCAAAACCGGGGATGCCATTTTCGGATTCTATGCACTCGCCAAGTGCGAATTGATCCCGTTTACCGGTGGTGTGCGCCTGCAACTGGAGTTCGCCGATGCCTCCGGCAAGTTGGCCGGCATTATGTGGGGCGATGAGGCCGAAGCCACCTATCCGCAGATCCGCGATGCCGGCGTAGTAAAGGTCAAAGGGCTGGTCAGTTCCTACAAGGGGCAACAACAGCTTAACGTCGAGAAGATACGCGCGGCCAAGCCGGAGGAGTACGATGTCACTGAACTGCTTCCGGCCAGCGACTACTCGCCGGAGGAACTTGAGGCCGGTGTCGAAGCTGTCATCGAGCTGGTCGACGACGAAGCACTGCGCCAGGTTCTGGTTGAAGTCCTGTACGACGAACAAGTTAAGCCGCGCTACTTTGCGTCACCGGCAGGAACACGCTGGCATCACGGCTACCTGCGCGGTTTGGCCGAGCACTCGCTGTCGATGGCGCGCGCTGCGGTCAAGCTTTGTGAACATTACGATTACCTCGATCGTTCACTGCTGATCGCCGGAGCGCTGCTGCATGATGTCGGCAAAATCAGCGAACTCGAGTTTGAGTCAACCTTCGAGTACTCCACCGAGGGGCGGCTCTTCGGCCACATGGTGATCGGTTATGAGATGGTCCGCGCGACGATTGTCCGCCTCGGGCTACAGGACGATGTAAACGTCAAGAAGCTGCTGCACATGATTCTCTCGCACCAGGGCAAGAAGGAATATTCCGCGCCGGTCGAGCCGGCGTTTGAAGAGGCATTTGTGCTGTACTTCATTGACGAGATGGATTCCAAGCTCAACGCCATCAGTCGCATCCGCCGCAAGCCCGAAAACTCCGGCCAGGCCTTCTCCGACTGGGTGCCGCTGTTGGGGACGATGTTGTATCTGGAGCGCAAGCCGGTGAGCGAAGAGGACGACGAGAACTCCGCGAATTCTTGA